Proteins encoded within one genomic window of Pristis pectinata isolate sPriPec2 chromosome 5, sPriPec2.1.pri, whole genome shotgun sequence:
- the zgc:110045 gene encoding poly(rC)-binding protein 3 isoform X10, translating to MSKSDSKVAEGGLNVTLTIRLLMHGKEVGSIIGKKGETVKKMREESSARINISEGSCPERIVTITGPTDAIFKAFSMIANKFEEDINASMTNSTVASKPPVTLRLVVPASQCGSLIGKGGSKIKEIRETTGAQVQVAGDMLPNSTERAVTISGTPDAIIQCVKQICVVMLESPPKGATIPYRPKPASAPVIFAGGQAYTVQGQYAIPHPDLTKLHQLAMQHTPFTPLGQTTPGFPGLDATGQTSSHELTIPNDLIGCIIGRQGSKINEIRQMSGAQIKIANATEGSTERQITITGSPANISLAQYLINAR from the exons GAAGTTGGAAGCATCATTGGAAAG AAAGGAGAGACAGTGAAAAAGATGAGAGAGGAG AGTAGTgcaagaatcaacatttcagagggaTCCTGTCCGGAGCGCATTGTAACGATAACAGGCCCAACAGATGCCATTTTCAAGGCCTTTTCGATGATAGCAAACAAATTTGAAGAG GATATAAATGCTTCAATGACAAATAGTACAGTGGCAAGCAAACCACCTGTGACGTTACGTCTGGTTGTTCCAGCAAGCCAATGTGGTTCTCTCATAGGCAAAGGAGGTTCAAAGATTAAAGAAATCCGTGAG ACCACAGGGGCCCAGGTACAGGTAGCAGGTGATATGCTTCCAAACTCCACAGAACGGGCAGTTACTATTTCCGGCACACCAGATGCCATCATTCAATGTGTAAAACAGATCTGTGTGGTGATGCTAGAG TCCCCACCTAAAGGTGCCACAATTCCCTATCGCCCAAAGCCTGCCTCTGCACCCGTCATTTTTGCAGGTGGCCAG GCATACACAGTTCAGGGACAGTATGCAATTCCTCATCCAGAC TTGACCAAGCTTCACCAGTTGGCTATGCAGCATACCCCTTTTACTCCCCTTGGGCAGACCACCCCTGGTTTCCCTG GACTGGATGCTACAGGTCAGACCAGTTCCCATGAACTTACTATTCCAAATGAT TTAATAGGATGTATTATTGGCAGacaaggaagcaaaataaatgaaattagaCAGATGTCAGGAGCACAAATCAAAATTGCAAATGCAACAGAAGGTTCCACAGAGCGACAGATTACCATCACAGGATCCCCTGCCAATATTAGCCTGGCACAGTACCTTATAAATGCAAGGTAG